A segment of the Candidatus Poribacteria bacterium genome:
AAGGCAGCGGAACAATTCGGGGTTCCCGGATATTCAACGATTGAGGATCTCTTAGCAAATTGCGATGCGGAACTCGTTCTGCTCATTGTCAATGAGACGCGACGTATCCCACCGTTGCGGCAACTGCTCGAAGCAGGACGAAATATATTCACAGAGAAACCGCTCTGTGGATTGGAAGGACAAGCTCGGTTGCGTGAAGAGGATCTCCGAATCGCGGCACCTGCTATTGCAACATGGCGCGACTCTCATCTTAAGTTCGGGATCGATTTCAACTACCGATTTATGCACCATTTCCGTAAACTACACGATGATGTCGCCGAAAATCGATTGGGTGAGATTCGGATGGTACACGCCCGTGCACATTTCAACTGTTGGTCCCATGTCATTGATCAGATTCTCTGGACGGTCGGCAGACCGGAATGGGTAAGTGTTGTCGGAGATCCGAATGAAGCCGGGGGTTGGAGCCGTTTAATCCACATCGGTTGGGAAAATGGTGTCATCGGTTCCCTGAGCGGCACAAATCTGTGGGGTTACGACGATCACCCGCTGCGAGTTAAGGTTCTTGGCGATGAATTCTATGCGGAGGCAAAAGGCCTGGAGGGGTCGTACTGCCTGCGAAAAGCGAACAATTCGGAAATAGAGGAAGTCTGGGAAGCCGAAGATGACAGTCCAGAGATGCCGGAATCTTTCAAACGGATGGCTGATGGTGTGGTCAAGGCAATGCATGCCGATACACCCTTCCCTGCAGATGGCGAAGCGGCATGGAACGAGCTCCTGTTTGAGGCGGCAGTCCACAGGTCGGCCTTTCAGAACAATGCGCGCGTATATCTGAAAGATGTCGAAGAAGAAGCGAGTGCCTGAACAGGGCTACAGGATATGCGTTCCAGAACACGGATTGTTCGCATAGTCTTGCTTGAGTATCCAGTCAGCACCAAGACGGACAGCATAGGCGTAGTCTATCTCACTTCCAGTATGAATAGAGATTGTTGGTTCTTCTGGGAACTGACCTTTGTATCTGCGGTTCGCTGCGGCTTTCTGTCGGTTGATGATGATCTGTGTCTTTTTTACTTTTATATCCGTTTTATACCAATTTTGTATTGACAATAAACCCTGAAGACAGGTAAACTTAAAAGCATAAGGAGAGAAAAAGGTAACAGTCACGCAAAGTCAGAGATGTTAAATCTTTCTAAGCCTCCTTTAGCAGGGGATGCTACGAGACCGTCAAAACTCGATTTTCTCTTGCGTACTTTCTATATGGGGTGGGCTACAAAACCGCCCTATCCTCA
Coding sequences within it:
- a CDS encoding Gfo/Idh/MocA family oxidoreductase, whose amino-acid sequence is MQKCALISGRGMGLMHGGNFHNHPDAEVVAVCDMDPELLAKAAEQFGVPGYSTIEDLLANCDAELVLLIVNETRRIPPLRQLLEAGRNIFTEKPLCGLEGQARLREEDLRIAAPAIATWRDSHLKFGIDFNYRFMHHFRKLHDDVAENRLGEIRMVHARAHFNCWSHVIDQILWTVGRPEWVSVVGDPNEAGGWSRLIHIGWENGVIGSLSGTNLWGYDDHPLRVKVLGDEFYAEAKGLEGSYCLRKANNSEIEEVWEAEDDSPEMPESFKRMADGVVKAMHADTPFPADGEAAWNELLFEAAVHRSAFQNNARVYLKDVEEEASA